In uncultured Ilyobacter sp., a genomic segment contains:
- a CDS encoding right-handed parallel beta-helix repeat-containing protein: protein MEYFINNKYFKSIITFIFFITFSISSMSADFFVSSEGSDLNPGTKEKPFKTPEKARDIIREKNLNKKETVVIWFFGGRYFRKESFKLKEKDSGSKNYQIVYKAVPGEKVYWDGGDVLNKYEPILDKEILNRIRSRNRKNIFQITLDKSQGENMGSYGPRGFGRTQFPAPAELFINGIPQTIARWPNNGRVPLGEVVDTGSTPRWGDSTYRGAVFKYEIFRPELWTKAKDMYIGGIFSESYADDSIKVSEIDINKKTIKMSEPHLYGFNNKPYTSWYASNLLEEIDIPREYYIDKEAKKIYFYPISGDIKLIQLSQLETPLVVMENASYIKFENIIFENSRGNGIEIKNGRNNTIAGCIIRQIGGIGAEVSGGMNHSIISSDIYYTGAGGVSLSGGDRKSLTPSNHMVKNSDIHNVNRWYKTYRPCVNLKGVGQKVINNHLHDVPGQAILFYGNDHLIEYNEIDNCVTDMSDMAAIYTGRDPSVMGHIIRYNFFHHLENKLGSGHGVQAIYFDDDDLYTGIIFGNVFYKAGSNAVIHFNGGGSSSIGNNIFIDCPKVIWGGERERVLSAIRKLHDKRYKNVQKRIFENVDIRKEPFKSRYPYLLKSYETEYNIGTPMWNNVVISSEEKDLMSQFVNPEKMNFKLKSNSKLLKLKSGKVMDPVYGLYNQEVRFKDIPFEKIGIYKDGYRGAFARHMEVYQ from the coding sequence ATGGAATATTTTATTAATAATAAATATTTTAAATCTATAATAACTTTTATTTTTTTTATTACTTTTAGTATTAGTTCTATGTCAGCGGACTTCTTTGTTTCTTCTGAAGGAAGTGATCTGAATCCAGGTACTAAAGAAAAACCATTTAAAACACCTGAAAAAGCAAGAGATATCATTCGGGAAAAAAACTTGAATAAAAAAGAAACTGTGGTAATTTGGTTTTTTGGAGGCCGTTATTTCCGAAAAGAAAGTTTTAAACTGAAAGAAAAAGACTCAGGAAGTAAGAATTATCAGATAGTGTACAAGGCTGTACCTGGAGAAAAAGTCTACTGGGACGGTGGGGATGTTCTGAATAAATATGAGCCTATCTTAGACAAGGAAATCTTAAATAGAATTCGTTCAAGGAATAGAAAAAATATTTTCCAAATAACACTGGATAAATCTCAAGGGGAAAACATGGGTAGTTATGGTCCTAGAGGATTTGGACGAACGCAGTTCCCGGCTCCGGCAGAACTATTTATAAATGGGATCCCGCAAACTATTGCAAGGTGGCCTAATAACGGAAGAGTACCCCTTGGTGAAGTTGTAGACACAGGAAGTACACCACGATGGGGAGATTCAACTTATAGAGGAGCAGTTTTCAAATATGAGATTTTTCGACCTGAATTATGGACTAAAGCTAAAGATATGTATATAGGAGGAATCTTCAGTGAGAGTTATGCAGATGACTCAATAAAGGTTTCTGAAATAGATATAAATAAAAAAACTATCAAAATGTCAGAACCACATCTTTATGGATTTAACAACAAACCATATACAAGCTGGTATGCTTCAAATCTTCTTGAGGAGATAGATATTCCCAGAGAATATTATATAGATAAAGAAGCTAAAAAAATATATTTTTATCCTATTTCGGGTGATATCAAATTAATTCAACTTTCTCAGTTGGAAACCCCTTTGGTTGTTATGGAAAATGCATCATATATCAAGTTTGAAAATATTATTTTTGAAAATTCTAGAGGAAATGGAATAGAAATAAAAAACGGAAGAAATAATACAATCGCAGGATGTATCATAAGACAAATAGGGGGAATCGGTGCAGAGGTATCCGGAGGGATGAATCACTCGATTATTAGCAGTGATATCTATTATACAGGAGCCGGAGGAGTATCTCTTTCAGGAGGAGACCGTAAATCTCTCACACCATCTAACCATATGGTAAAAAACAGTGATATTCATAATGTTAATAGATGGTATAAAACTTACAGACCTTGTGTGAATTTAAAAGGAGTAGGACAAAAAGTAATAAACAATCACCTACATGATGTTCCAGGCCAGGCAATTTTGTTTTATGGGAATGATCATTTGATAGAGTACAATGAGATAGATAACTGTGTGACAGATATGTCAGATATGGCTGCGATTTATACAGGAAGAGATCCGAGCGTCATGGGACATATTATCAGGTATAATTTTTTTCATCATTTAGAGAATAAATTAGGATCAGGACACGGAGTCCAAGCTATATATTTTGATGATGATGACTTATACACAGGTATAATTTTCGGAAATGTATTTTACAAAGCCGGAAGTAATGCAGTTATTCACTTTAACGGTGGTGGTAGTTCATCTATAGGAAACAATATTTTTATTGATTGTCCAAAAGTTATATGGGGAGGAGAGCGTGAACGTGTGCTTTCTGCCATCAGAAAGTTGCATGATAAAAGATATAAAAACGTTCAAAAGAGAATCTTTGAAAATGTCGACATAAGGAAAGAGCCCTTTAAAAGCAGATATCCATATCTCTTAAAATCTTATGAGACTGAATACAATATAGGTACTCCTATGTGGAATAACGTTGTAATATCGAGTGAGGAAAAAGACTTAATGAGTCAGTTTGTAAATCCTGAAAAGATGAATTTTAAATTAAAGAGTAATTCCAAACTTTTAAAATTAAAATCAGGAAAAGTAATGGATCCAGTTTACGGACTATACAATCAGGAAGTTAGATTTAAAGATATTCCTTTTGAAAAAATTGGAATCTATAAAGACGGGTATAGAGGGGCATTTGCTCGTCATATGGAGGTATATCAATAA
- a CDS encoding efflux RND transporter periplasmic adaptor subunit, which produces MKRKNWIILIIILIILATRNMDFVNDIKNLDFYKKDEENLVPVVKIEKLKKGSMNGDLIFQGVVVPKETIPLYVDVPVTVENILVKNGSLVKSGDPLLEFSASIKSELERSLEEVNLDLNNIDLELRDLTSGSLKLELENKTLEIRSLKAEINAMERALKVLKFESRTLRDQADAKMRLFESDGISSIEANASVTDANKKEAELTDQISSLEISRQQYELLLLSYERLKREQNLKSITLKSRRRKILLEKRDLETKLSNVNEPLKSPIDGLIAEIFVEEGIPVARGKKLISVVPEGSYMIKVDVPLYIASLIERGQKAVVTLSDNKSDKSYVGMVEKVAQGARIIESKNYEDKIVEVYIDVEKTEGLKLGYYTTVSIEEGKSSDLLTLNSFSVLEEDGKHFVYVFENGVAKKKFIKTGKVDSFRIEVLDLPEGTPIVVNPFEVYDNKKIVADN; this is translated from the coding sequence ATGAAGAGGAAAAATTGGATTATACTCATAATAATTTTAATAATTCTTGCCACTAGGAATATGGATTTTGTAAATGATATTAAAAATTTAGATTTTTATAAAAAAGATGAAGAGAATCTTGTCCCAGTGGTAAAAATAGAAAAATTAAAAAAAGGAAGTATGAATGGGGATCTCATATTTCAGGGTGTTGTTGTGCCAAAAGAAACAATTCCTCTTTATGTTGATGTGCCTGTGACAGTTGAAAATATCTTGGTAAAAAACGGCAGTCTCGTAAAGTCAGGTGATCCATTACTAGAATTCAGTGCTTCCATCAAAAGTGAGTTAGAAAGAAGTCTGGAAGAGGTAAATCTAGATTTGAATAACATAGATCTTGAACTGAGAGACTTGACATCAGGATCACTCAAATTGGAACTAGAAAATAAAACCTTGGAAATAAGGAGCTTGAAGGCAGAGATCAATGCTATGGAGAGAGCACTTAAAGTTTTAAAATTTGAGTCTAGAACATTGAGGGATCAGGCAGATGCTAAGATGAGATTATTTGAAAGTGATGGAATATCTTCAATCGAGGCAAATGCCTCGGTAACTGATGCAAATAAAAAAGAAGCAGAGTTGACAGATCAGATATCGAGTCTTGAGATTTCAAGACAACAGTATGAACTGCTACTCTTGAGTTATGAGAGGCTAAAAAGGGAGCAGAATTTAAAAAGTATAACTCTAAAAAGTAGAAGAAGAAAAATTTTGCTTGAAAAAAGAGATTTAGAGACAAAATTAAGTAATGTAAATGAACCTTTGAAGTCTCCAATAGATGGTTTGATTGCTGAAATTTTTGTAGAAGAGGGAATTCCTGTTGCAAGAGGGAAAAAACTGATTTCAGTGGTACCAGAGGGGAGCTACATGATAAAAGTTGACGTGCCTTTATACATAGCATCGTTAATAGAGAGAGGACAAAAGGCTGTTGTGACTCTGAGCGACAATAAAAGCGATAAATCTTATGTAGGTATGGTGGAAAAGGTGGCACAGGGGGCTAGGATAATAGAAAGTAAGAATTATGAAGATAAAATTGTAGAGGTCTATATAGATGTAGAAAAAACAGAGGGTCTGAAATTAGGATATTATACTACTGTTAGTATAGAAGAGGGTAAATCTAGTGATTTATTAACACTTAACTCTTTTTCAGTTTTGGAAGAAGACGGGAAACATTTTGTATATGTATTTGAAAATGGAGTTGCAAAGAAAAAATTTATAAAAACTGGTAAAGTCGATTCTTTTAGAATTGAGGTATTAGACTTACCAGAAGGGACACCTATAGTGGTAAATCCCTTTGAAGTATATGATAACAAAAAAATTGTTGCTGATAATTAA
- a CDS encoding Wzz/FepE/Etk N-terminal domain-containing protein: MLDDKKNKEKNQIRNEIDMVELFMIVKQNWKVLFKTIFIMVALGFTYSYYKADVYKAEVVLMVSGSNIISPDRLENSQVSLNQKLVSTYTEIAQSSSIMRDVVQKLDLKKSPESLARKVEVSPLGMTELIKISYVDENPQKAALIVNHISEEFMIKIKSVMRFDNLKIIESARIPVNPESKKTRLIIAISSIIGILLGIFEIMWAEYYQNKIKNPEEIERLLECQVLANVPDYSSVKLDKKSNELKKVKKR; this comes from the coding sequence ATGCTAGACGATAAAAAAAACAAAGAAAAGAATCAAATTAGAAATGAAATAGATATGGTTGAGCTTTTTATGATTGTAAAACAAAACTGGAAAGTTCTTTTCAAAACGATTTTTATAATGGTTGCACTTGGATTTACTTATTCCTATTATAAGGCTGATGTATATAAGGCAGAGGTTGTATTGATGGTTTCAGGTAGTAATATTATATCGCCAGATAGGCTAGAAAATTCTCAAGTTTCATTGAACCAAAAACTTGTTTCAACTTATACAGAAATTGCTCAAAGCTCAAGTATAATGAGAGATGTTGTACAAAAGTTGGATTTGAAAAAATCTCCAGAATCTTTGGCAAGAAAAGTAGAAGTTTCTCCGCTGGGAATGACAGAGTTGATAAAGATAAGCTATGTAGACGAAAATCCACAAAAGGCTGCCCTTATTGTAAACCATATTTCAGAAGAGTTTATGATTAAAATCAAATCTGTAATGCGTTTTGATAACTTAAAAATAATTGAAAGTGCCAGAATTCCAGTGAATCCAGAGTCTAAAAAAACTAGATTAATAATTGCGATTTCAAGTATTATAGGTATTCTACTGGGAATTTTTGAGATAATGTGGGCAGAATATTATCAAAATAAAATAAAAAATCCAGAAGAGATAGAGAGACTTTTGGAATGTCAAGTGCTTGCAAATGTTCCAGATTACTCTTCAGTTAAACTGGATAAAAAATCCAATGAATTAAAAAAAGTCAAAAAACGTTAA
- a CDS encoding lipopolysaccharide biosynthesis protein, producing the protein MSLKAELKSGLIINFIARYSGVLIQIVILGILSRLLTPKEFGFVAVIMVFLTFFEMISSMGIGPAVIQEKSLSEKDNSIIFNLTIILGILFGISFYFFSFLIGEFYQNNEYISVGKYLSVIVFLNSVNIVPLSLLKKSKEFKKIAMIGVSANLLSGAIAIYYAYRGMGYFVLILRPIIGSIYVLILTYRMSRLRFRFVFNLETLKKIAQFSIFQSLADILYYFTKNLDNILISKIIGIEALGFYDKAYKLMVYAVQNLTSVMNPVLLPVFSSYKDDSDLIYNSYSKLSKILTLFGLPLSVYLYFTGEEIIYIIFGNQWGQSVPIFKILALSVWMQLILISCGSIFQVSGRSDLLFVNGIVSSVILVCGITYGLIKKDLILVAVGVLVAFFITVIFSYWMMFNKIFKKKFSIFFKELITPFLISVIVFICLYLTTRFLHIKNHYEMLIIKSFSTLIGFLCGIYITKEYKLLIKVLFKK; encoded by the coding sequence ATGTCTCTAAAAGCTGAACTTAAATCAGGACTTATAATAAACTTTATAGCAAGATATTCTGGAGTTTTAATACAGATAGTTATTCTGGGGATCTTGTCAAGGTTACTGACCCCAAAGGAATTTGGATTTGTTGCTGTTATCATGGTATTTCTCACTTTTTTTGAAATGATAAGCAGTATGGGAATCGGTCCTGCAGTGATACAGGAAAAAAGCCTTTCTGAAAAAGATAATTCGATTATATTTAACCTAACTATTATTTTGGGGATATTGTTTGGAATATCATTTTATTTTTTTTCCTTTTTGATAGGTGAATTTTATCAAAATAATGAGTATATAAGTGTTGGGAAATATTTATCTGTAATTGTTTTTTTAAACTCGGTTAATATTGTACCATTATCCTTGTTAAAAAAATCTAAGGAGTTTAAAAAAATAGCTATGATAGGAGTAAGTGCTAATCTGCTTTCAGGAGCTATAGCTATTTATTATGCCTATAGAGGTATGGGCTATTTTGTCTTGATTTTGAGGCCAATTATAGGCTCTATATATGTTTTAATACTTACTTACAGGATGTCTAGACTTAGGTTTAGATTTGTTTTTAATTTGGAAACTTTGAAAAAAATAGCACAGTTTTCAATTTTTCAGTCACTGGCAGATATTTTATATTATTTCACAAAAAATCTGGACAATATATTGATCAGTAAAATAATCGGTATAGAGGCATTGGGATTTTATGATAAGGCTTACAAACTGATGGTTTATGCGGTACAAAATCTGACTAGTGTCATGAATCCTGTACTTTTGCCGGTTTTTTCAAGTTATAAAGATGATAGTGATCTGATTTATAATTCCTATTCCAAACTTAGTAAAATATTGACATTGTTTGGCTTGCCGCTGTCAGTATACTTGTATTTTACTGGTGAAGAAATAATCTATATTATTTTTGGAAACCAGTGGGGGCAGAGTGTTCCAATATTTAAAATACTTGCTTTAAGCGTCTGGATGCAATTAATATTAATAAGTTGTGGATCAATATTTCAAGTATCAGGAAGATCCGATCTATTATTCGTAAATGGGATTGTTTCTTCTGTTATCTTAGTCTGTGGAATCACTTATGGTCTAATCAAGAAAGATCTTATTTTAGTAGCTGTGGGTGTTTTAGTAGCTTTTTTTATAACTGTTATTTTTAGCTATTGGATGATGTTTAATAAAATTTTCAAAAAGAAATTTTCAATATTTTTTAAAGAGTTAATAACTCCATTTTTAATTTCTGTTATTGTTTTTATTTGTTTGTATTTAACAACTAGATTCTTACATATAAAAAATCATTATGAAATGTTAATTATAAAAAGTTTTTCAACTTTGATTGGGTTTTTATGTGGAATTTATATAACCAAAGAATATAAACTTCTAATAAAGGTTTTGTTTAAAAAATAG
- a CDS encoding glycosyltransferase has protein sequence MKINTIFLTKSTQSGGVQTLIKTIEKEVLKEGLKVNEIYHKNPWTELYKEIDGVNYIKLNTAFENKSFTANFILNIYYARKKLKETIEEKDKIIIYSPNYLLFIPFKILKNNQVILVQTNKMDVYFTKKARIVFKLLSKYINFFAIFTEYDKKRLDKIFPKLIFTLKDKIRYIPRACTIEPAKGPHKYGKNLVFIGRIMEDQKNFVGLIEVMKHLPKNFKLNIYGNGSENEINTLIDKIKDYDNIKFCGATKNVKKVLNENNIFLMTSFYEGFANTLVEARSQGLPIVAYDTFESLKWIVYDGKSGYVIPLGESQKFADAIKEIVSSEERYSEISKNALKMSESTEYNKIMKKWMDILTC, from the coding sequence ATGAAGATAAATACAATATTTTTGACTAAATCAACCCAAAGCGGGGGAGTTCAGACCCTAATAAAGACAATAGAAAAAGAGGTCTTGAAAGAGGGCTTAAAAGTAAACGAAATTTATCATAAAAATCCATGGACAGAACTTTATAAAGAAATAGATGGCGTAAACTATATAAAATTAAATACAGCTTTTGAAAATAAATCTTTTACTGCTAACTTTATTTTAAATATCTATTATGCCAGAAAAAAACTAAAAGAAACTATTGAGGAAAAAGATAAAATCATAATTTATAGTCCAAATTATTTATTGTTTATTCCATTTAAAATATTAAAAAATAATCAAGTAATCTTAGTTCAGACTAACAAAATGGATGTATACTTTACCAAGAAAGCTAGGATTGTGTTTAAATTATTGAGTAAATATATAAACTTTTTCGCTATATTTACAGAATATGATAAAAAAAGACTAGATAAAATTTTTCCAAAATTGATTTTTACTTTGAAAGATAAAATAAGATATATTCCGAGGGCATGTACTATAGAACCTGCAAAAGGTCCTCATAAATATGGAAAAAATCTTGTATTTATCGGGAGAATTATGGAAGACCAGAAAAATTTTGTAGGTCTTATAGAAGTTATGAAACATCTCCCTAAAAATTTTAAGTTGAATATATACGGCAACGGATCAGAAAATGAAATAAATACTTTAATTGATAAAATAAAAGACTATGACAACATTAAGTTTTGTGGTGCAACTAAAAATGTAAAAAAAGTATTAAATGAAAATAATATATTTTTGATGACCTCTTTTTATGAGGGGTTTGCAAATACTCTGGTAGAGGCGAGGAGCCAAGGGCTACCTATTGTAGCATATGATACTTTTGAATCATTAAAATGGATAGTCTATGACGGTAAAAGCGGATATGTAATTCCATTAGGGGAAAGCCAAAAATTTGCCGATGCTATTAAAGAGATAGTCAGTTCAGAAGAGAGATACAGTGAAATAAGTAAAAATGCCCTTAAAATGTCAGAAAGTACAGAATATAATAAAATAATGAAAAAATGGATGGATATTTTGACTTGTTAA
- a CDS encoding glycosyltransferase family 2 protein, translating to MSDLLKYENSFLKINHLDLKLVSGNLNFNRCPLVTIAIPTYKRTELLKKALDSALSQKKFSNYEVIVIDDENNPENETETQKLIKKYNDPKLLYYKYEGTGILGMAGAWNKCLELARGEWYSMLHDDDLLKENFLEEMMHVLNSNPNITFLKAQHDHIDERNFSNLNNKHRTRLVEEMFEGKLEKFSEIDYILLNPIGGPVGIIMKRENAIKLGGFKKSTYPAIDYAFFTKYCMEYDTHYYHKTLCSYRIAQNISLKNGVLMACAKIHYEMINDLKAKKFIRKVFFKKYPAYYYLKAAKHVKEFWGVEVTEEEINFLGNDKNLNIFWMGTYGVFKRLWKIKKLISSKYLD from the coding sequence ATGAGTGACCTTTTGAAATATGAAAACAGCTTTTTAAAAATAAATCATCTTGACTTAAAATTAGTAAGTGGTAATTTGAACTTTAATAGATGTCCCTTGGTAACTATAGCAATTCCAACTTATAAGAGAACCGAGCTTTTAAAAAAAGCTTTAGATAGTGCTTTAAGTCAAAAAAAATTTTCAAATTATGAAGTAATAGTTATAGATGATGAAAATAATCCTGAAAATGAAACAGAAACTCAAAAACTAATAAAGAAATATAATGACCCTAAACTTTTATACTATAAGTATGAAGGAACTGGAATACTTGGAATGGCAGGGGCCTGGAATAAGTGTTTAGAATTGGCAAGAGGGGAATGGTATTCAATGCTGCATGATGATGATTTGCTGAAGGAAAATTTTTTAGAAGAAATGATGCACGTTTTGAACTCAAATCCAAATATTACATTTTTAAAAGCTCAACATGACCATATTGATGAGAGAAATTTTTCAAATTTGAATAATAAGCATAGAACAAGATTGGTAGAAGAAATGTTTGAAGGAAAGTTGGAAAAATTTTCTGAAATAGACTATATCTTATTGAATCCGATAGGGGGTCCTGTAGGAATAATAATGAAAAGAGAAAATGCAATAAAACTTGGAGGTTTTAAGAAGAGTACCTATCCAGCAATTGACTATGCTTTTTTTACAAAATATTGTATGGAATACGATACACACTATTATCATAAAACACTTTGTTCCTATAGAATAGCCCAGAATATTTCATTGAAAAATGGGGTTTTGATGGCTTGTGCAAAAATACATTATGAGATGATCAATGATTTAAAGGCTAAAAAATTTATAAGAAAAGTTTTTTTTAAAAAATATCCAGCTTATTATTACCTGAAGGCAGCAAAGCACGTAAAAGAATTTTGGGGAGTTGAAGTTACTGAAGAAGAGATAAATTTTTTAGGAAATGATAAAAATCTGAACATATTTTGGATGGGAACTTACGGTGTTTTCAAAAGACTGTGGAAAATAAAAAAATTGATTTCTAGCAAGTATTTAGATTAA
- a CDS encoding CpsD/CapB family tyrosine-protein kinase: MRKRKLVFFDRDKEHIAEAIRILRTNLYFTESKDRKVVLVTSSIPKEGKSTIAANYALSVAISGEKVILVDCDIRRPRVVESFGVKANYGLEEVLKGKKNLEDVILHNVERNLDILPATSYGENVTELFLGKKIVEVLDELKGEYNLIVLDTPPLTVATDAALLSTYADGVVYVVGYDMVFKKELLSGKKILEKAGANIYGVVVNKVDINGYAIGNYGHYSSNYKYYDEYKKR, encoded by the coding sequence ATGAGAAAACGAAAACTTGTTTTTTTTGATAGAGATAAAGAACATATTGCAGAAGCCATTAGAATACTGAGAACTAACTTATATTTTACCGAATCTAAGGACAGAAAAGTAGTGTTGGTAACTAGCTCTATACCAAAAGAGGGGAAAAGCACCATAGCTGCAAATTACGCCTTGAGTGTGGCTATAAGTGGGGAAAAAGTGATTTTAGTAGATTGTGACATAAGAAGACCGAGAGTGGTTGAGAGTTTTGGCGTAAAGGCAAATTACGGCCTTGAAGAAGTCTTAAAGGGAAAGAAAAATTTAGAAGACGTCATTTTGCATAATGTAGAGCGAAATTTAGATATACTACCAGCAACGAGTTATGGTGAAAATGTTACAGAACTCTTCTTGGGGAAAAAAATTGTAGAGGTTTTAGATGAGCTAAAGGGTGAGTATAATCTAATAGTTTTAGATACTCCTCCTCTAACTGTAGCAACTGATGCGGCACTCTTATCTACCTATGCAGATGGAGTAGTTTATGTTGTTGGCTATGATATGGTTTTTAAAAAAGAACTTCTCAGCGGAAAAAAAATATTAGAAAAAGCAGGAGCAAATATATACGGGGTCGTTGTAAATAAGGTAGATATAAATGGCTACGCTATAGGAAATTATGGGCATTACAGTTCAAATTATAAATATTACGACGAATATAAAAAACGTTGA
- a CDS encoding TolC family protein, producing MNKKKFIIAALLAVFAKGYAVEMSLDDVLDRLEKSNREIMIQDMEIESSELEKKKQFKNMLPSASVGWSVDFVEVTDEDQNDFGSGDSTADIGISIPLFQGGTLYNQFKKSTLDKENSEYERNLVSYEIQETAISTYFEILNKKKQAEISRMVLNSLSKQEERLKSLYRSNKMIPKSELLKVQADLILIKSELTREVKEQRSAEEALFVLLDMPFNSDVNFTEGLSEELKIDMYDIDIDLEKALKYGSKIKQEDIILENSGINVKIAKGELYPSLDASASYRLDSVDDDESEYQVSLNASWEIFSWGSTLDDIKQKKINYNQAMVNYKNAVDTIALEIRNQFREMEILSEEVYSQKINLELEEENMRIDKLRYENGIISTYDYLDSINGLSTAQERYYSLQRDLMLAIRIYENLLR from the coding sequence ATGAATAAGAAGAAATTTATTATTGCGGCTTTACTAGCTGTTTTTGCAAAAGGTTATGCTGTAGAAATGAGTTTGGATGATGTATTAGATAGATTGGAAAAAAGCAATCGTGAAATAATGATCCAAGATATGGAAATTGAATCGTCAGAGCTTGAGAAGAAAAAACAGTTTAAGAATATGCTTCCAAGTGCTTCAGTTGGTTGGTCAGTTGACTTTGTAGAGGTTACTGATGAAGATCAAAATGATTTTGGTAGTGGGGATAGTACCGCAGATATAGGAATTAGCATTCCTTTATTTCAAGGTGGGACTTTATATAATCAATTTAAAAAGTCCACTTTAGATAAAGAGAATTCCGAATATGAAAGAAATCTTGTAAGTTATGAAATTCAAGAGACAGCAATTTCTACTTATTTTGAAATTTTAAATAAAAAAAAGCAAGCTGAAATTAGCCGTATGGTATTAAATTCTCTGAGTAAACAAGAAGAAAGACTTAAATCTCTATATAGAAGTAATAAAATGATTCCTAAATCAGAGCTTTTAAAAGTACAAGCAGATTTGATATTGATTAAATCTGAATTAACGAGAGAAGTAAAAGAGCAAAGGTCTGCTGAAGAGGCTTTGTTCGTATTACTTGATATGCCATTTAATTCAGATGTTAATTTTACAGAAGGATTATCTGAAGAGTTAAAAATAGATATGTATGATATTGATATAGATTTAGAAAAAGCCTTAAAATATGGTAGTAAAATCAAACAAGAAGATATTATTTTGGAAAATTCTGGAATCAATGTAAAAATAGCTAAGGGAGAGCTTTATCCAAGCTTGGATGCTTCTGCTAGCTATAGATTGGATAGTGTCGATGATGATGAAAGTGAATATCAAGTATCTCTTAACGCATCATGGGAAATTTTTTCCTGGGGAAGTACTTTAGATGATATAAAACAAAAGAAAATTAATTATAATCAAGCAATGGTAAACTATAAAAATGCAGTGGACACCATAGCGCTAGAAATTCGGAATCAGTTCAGAGAGATGGAGATTTTAAGTGAAGAGGTTTATTCTCAAAAAATCAATTTGGAGTTGGAAGAAGAAAATATGCGAATAGATAAATTAAGATACGAGAATGGAATAATAAGTACATATGACTATCTAGATTCAATTAATGGATTGAGTACAGCACAAGAAAGATATTATTCACTTCAAAGAGATCTTATGCTGGCTATAAGAATATATGAAAATTTGTTAAGATAG